Proteins encoded in a region of the Arthrobacter sp. U41 genome:
- a CDS encoding helix-turn-helix domain-containing protein has translation MQHRCYLKGKTSERRPPVAGISDVAKAKGRRRGNNQSSRKPKRRTLISLHQGGVHTTTEIAELFGIARSTVYRAIQRATTAPPR, from the coding sequence TTGCAACATCGATGTTACCTCAAAGGGAAGACCTCGGAAAGGCGGCCGCCGGTTGCAGGAATTTCGGACGTAGCAAAGGCCAAGGGCCGGCGCCGAGGGAACAACCAAAGCTCTCGAAAGCCCAAGAGGCGTACCCTTATTAGCCTCCACCAGGGCGGGGTCCACACCACGACCGAGATCGCCGAGCTATTCGGCATCGCTCGATCGACGGTCTACCGCGCGATCCAACGAGCAACGACCGCGCCGCCGAGGTGA
- a CDS encoding PIN domain-containing protein: MLHLLIDTSTCLDLAQRRDGQRWIVALRILIREGKLKLLVPPVVIEEFDRNEARVQAAMTSSIAGRFRQIRQDLVTYGSDDDGHAVEVIENLGRHLPLVGAMTTRNFREVRELLVTGQVVEQSEVETNRVVERGLKKAAPFHSGKNSVADAVIFELYQTAAQEADLAKHPHAFITTNHTDFSRANGDKRKPHDDLADAFDGTGSRYALGVDGLNMVLRDHFGEEIEELFEETDFQEEPRRLDEILAAETEMFDRIWYHRSLQHDYRAEREGNAKELERHQAIAGPARARVEATYTKSGQLGPYTDFEIGMLNGKMSALRWVLGSEWDFLDT, encoded by the coding sequence GTGCTGCACCTCCTCATCGACACCTCCACATGTCTCGACCTTGCGCAACGTCGAGACGGCCAGCGCTGGATCGTCGCTCTGCGGATACTCATCCGCGAGGGGAAGCTAAAGCTGCTGGTCCCTCCCGTAGTCATTGAAGAATTCGACCGCAACGAAGCCCGCGTACAGGCGGCGATGACGTCCAGTATCGCGGGCCGGTTTAGGCAGATCCGACAGGATCTCGTGACCTACGGCAGCGACGACGATGGTCATGCCGTGGAGGTCATCGAAAACCTCGGCCGGCATCTCCCGCTCGTCGGAGCGATGACGACCCGGAACTTCCGGGAAGTCCGTGAGCTCCTCGTCACCGGTCAGGTCGTCGAGCAATCGGAGGTCGAGACGAACCGCGTCGTCGAGCGTGGGTTGAAAAAGGCCGCGCCATTCCACAGCGGGAAGAACAGTGTCGCCGACGCCGTCATATTCGAGCTCTACCAAACCGCCGCACAGGAAGCGGACCTCGCAAAGCACCCGCACGCCTTTATCACCACCAACCACACCGACTTTTCTCGGGCGAATGGCGATAAGCGGAAGCCACATGACGACCTTGCGGATGCGTTCGACGGAACCGGTAGCCGATACGCCCTCGGGGTGGATGGCCTCAACATGGTCCTGCGCGACCACTTCGGTGAGGAAATCGAGGAGCTCTTCGAGGAGACTGACTTCCAAGAAGAGCCCCGCCGACTGGACGAGATTCTCGCCGCGGAGACGGAGATGTTCGACCGTATCTGGTACCACCGATCCTTACAGCACGACTACCGTGCCGAACGGGAAGGGAACGCAAAGGAGCTTGAGCGCCACCAGGCCATCGCCGGCCCCGCCCGTGCGCGCGTCGAGGCTACCTATACCAAGTCCGGGCAGCTCGGGCCGTACACGGACTTCGAGATCGGGATGCTGAACGGGAAGATGAGCGCGCTGCGGTGGGTGCTAGGTAGCGAGTGGGACTTTCTCGACACCTGA
- a CDS encoding DUF3800 domain-containing protein: MNSLIPSGAHVFVDESKSKAYYVAASVIAPADIAGARRAIATLRRSGQRRVHFKSESDSSRNTFLNGAIQSGLQTRVYVARNMPDKVARPLCLERLLDDLLAAGATKLVLESDESLEQADRRIIAQHLKSHGGEGLQYMHCKPHEEPLLWVSDAVAWCYQKGGDWIRKAAPLVQEIVDCDG; the protein is encoded by the coding sequence GTGAATTCGCTGATCCCGTCCGGTGCGCACGTCTTCGTGGACGAATCGAAGTCGAAGGCCTATTACGTGGCTGCGTCTGTGATTGCGCCCGCCGACATTGCTGGTGCAAGGCGTGCGATCGCCACCCTGCGACGTTCAGGGCAACGCCGGGTCCATTTCAAAAGCGAAAGCGACAGCTCCAGGAACACGTTCCTCAATGGCGCCATCCAATCCGGGCTCCAGACTAGGGTGTATGTCGCCAGGAACATGCCTGACAAGGTTGCCAGGCCCTTGTGCTTGGAGCGACTGCTCGATGATCTACTGGCTGCTGGCGCTACTAAGCTTGTGCTCGAAAGCGACGAATCCCTGGAGCAGGCTGACCGGCGGATCATCGCACAGCACCTGAAATCTCACGGTGGTGAGGGTTTGCAGTACATGCACTGCAAACCCCACGAGGAGCCTCTTCTGTGGGTCAGCGACGCCGTAGCGTGGTGCTACCAGAAGGGCGGAGACTGGATCCGCAAGGCCGCCCCGCTGGTTCAGGAGATCGTTGACTGCGACGGTTAA
- a CDS encoding DUF2188 domain-containing protein — MASAHVVPSGSMWLVKVNSVERSRHFTQDAAWDAARDYLAANGGGELNIHGMNGAIRAKDTIYPGNDPRNTRG; from the coding sequence ATGGCTTCAGCACATGTGGTTCCGAGTGGTTCGATGTGGCTCGTGAAGGTCAACAGCGTCGAGCGTTCACGTCATTTCACGCAGGACGCTGCATGGGACGCTGCGCGGGATTACTTGGCGGCGAATGGTGGCGGTGAGCTCAATATCCACGGCATGAACGGTGCCATCAGGGCCAAGGACACGATCTACCCGGGTAATGACCCACGGAATACAAGGGGATAG